A stretch of Vigna angularis cultivar LongXiaoDou No.4 chromosome 4, ASM1680809v1, whole genome shotgun sequence DNA encodes these proteins:
- the LOC108332023 gene encoding probable alpha,alpha-trehalose-phosphate synthase [UDP-forming] 9 isoform X4, with protein MEEFNCLPTFIPPELYKQFHDGFCKQHLWPLFHYMLPMYPGNRRFDRSQWQAYVSANKIFADKVMEVLNPEDDYVWVHDYHLMVLPTFLRKRCSRVKLGFFLHSPFPSSEIYKTLPVRGEILKALLNADLVGFHTFDYARHFLSCCRRMLGLEHESKRGYIGLEYSGRTVFIKILPAGIHMGRLQSALEHPSSSDKVREIHQQFKGKKLILGVDDMDIFKGVSLKFLAIEQLLQQYPEMQGEITLIQILNPPNSADKDVENAKEEAYITAKKINERFGSESYEPIIIIDRHVPFYEKAAYYALAECCIVNAVRDGLNLVPYKYTVCRQGSSKVDETLEIASDSPRASALVVSEFIGCSPSLSGAIRVNPWDIDAVAEALNLAITMPDGEKQLRHEKHYRYVSSHDVAYWARSFEQDLVFSCKDHYRNRCWGIGFGLNFRILSLSPSFRRLSIDHIVPAYKRSSCRAIFLDYDGTVVPQASIVKAPSPEVISVLNNLCSDVNNTVFIVSGRGKTSLSEWFDQCENLGIAAEHGYFIRWGKHASWQMSHADTDFAWKRIAEPVMKSYMEATDGSSVETKESALVWHYSDADPDFGSWQAMELLDHLENVLANEPVAVKKGQHIIEVKPQGITKGLVAQEVLSTLTKKGKLPDFVLCIGDDRSDEDMFESILTRSYSATSSSAPEIFACTVGQKPSKARYYLDDTMDVMSLLEGLGAASVPKSRYSTETPFEKREVCFENIL; from the exons ATGGAGGAATTCAACTGCTTGCCTACTTTTATTCCTCCAGAACTCTACAAACAATTCCATGATGGATTCTGCAAGCAACATTTGTGGCCTCTATTCCATTACATGTTGCCCATGTATCCTGGCAATCGCCGCTTTGACAGGTCACAGTGGCAGGCTTATGTTTCTGCTAACAAGATATTTGCAGATAAAGTCATGGAGGTCCTTAATCCAGAAGATGATTATGTATGGGTTCATGATTATCATCTTATGGTACTTCCCACTTTTCTGCGAAAGCGTTGTAGTCGAGTCAAGCTTGGTTTTTTCCTCCACAGTCCATTTCCCTCATCAGAAATTTATAAAACTCTGCCTGTCAGAGGTGAAATTTTGAAAGCACTGCTTAATGCAGATTTAGTTGGTTTTCACACCTTTGATTATGCTCGCCATTTTCTCTCCTGCTGTAGGCGAATGCTAGGCTTGGAACATGAATCTAAGAGGGGTTACATTGGGCTTGAATACTCTGGTCGCACAgtattcattaaaattttgCCTGCTGGGATTCACATGGGTCGACTTCAATCTGCCTTAGAGCATCCTTCCTCTTCTGACAAAGTCAGAGAAATCCACCAACAATTTAAGGGAAAAAAACTTATTCTTGGTGTTGATGATATGGACATATTCAAAGGTGTCAGTTTAAAATTCTTGGCCATAGAACAACTCCTGCAACAATATCCAGAAATGCAAGGTGAAATAACACTGATCCAAATTTTAAACCCGCCAAATAGTGCTGACAAAGATGTTGAGAATGCAAAGGAGGAGGCTTACATTACTGCCAAAAAGATAAACGAAAGGTTTGGTTCGGAAAGTTATGAACCTATCATCATCATTGACCGCCATGTTCCTTTCTATGAGAAGGCAGCCTATTATGCTTTGGCAGAATGTTGCATTGTGAATGCAGTTCGGGATGGTTTGAATTTGGTTCCATACAAGTACACTGTTTGTAGGCAGGGAAGTTCTAAAGTGGATGAAACCTTAGAAATTGCTTCTGACTCCCCGCGTGCAAGTGCACTTGTTGTTTCTGAGTTTATAGGTTGCTCACCATCTCTTAGTGGAGCAATAAGGGTAAACCCATGGGATATTGATGCAGTAGCCGAAGCACTAAATTTGGCAATCACAATGCCCGATGGAGAGAAGCAACTTCGACATGAGAAGCACTACAGATACGTTAGTTCACATGATGTGGCCTACTGGGCTCGAAGCTTTGAGCAAGATCTAGTGTTTTCATGCAAGGATCACTATAGGAACCGTTGCTGGGGCATTGGCTTTGGTCTCAACTTCAGAATTTTGTCTCTGTCTCCTAGTTTCAGGAGGCTATCCATAGATCACATTGTCCCTGCATATAAAAGGAGCAGTTGCAGGGCAATCTTTTTGGATTATGATGGCACAGTTGTACCTCAAGCATCCATCGTGAAAGCCCCCAGTCCTGAAGTCATATCCGTGCTAAATAATCTTTGCAGTGATGTTAACAACACTGTGTTTATTGTTAGTGGCAGGGGAAAAACTTCATTGAGTGAATGGTTTGATCAGTGCGAGAATCTTGGTATAGCAGCTGAGCATGGTTATTTTATAAG GTGGGGTAAGCATGCTAGTTGGCAAATGAGTCATGCAGATACAGATTTTGCATGGAAAAGGATTGCGGAACCTGTGATGAAATCTTATATGGAAGCCACAGATGGATCCTCTGTAGAGACCAAAGAGAGTGCCTTGGTATGGCATTACAGTGATGCAGATCCTGATTTTGGATCATGGCAAGCCATGGAGCTGTTGGATCACCTTGAAAATGTACTTGCAAATGAACCTGTTGCTGTAAAAAAAGGACAACATATTATAGAAGTCAAGCCTCAG GGCATTACAAAAGGGTTAGTTGCACAGGAAGTTCTTTCTACCCTAACAAAAAAGGGTAAATTGCCAGATTTTGTACTGTGCATTGGTGATGATAGGTCTGATGAGGATATGTTTGAGAGCATTTTAACCAGATCTTACAGTGCTACCTCCTCCTCAGCACCAGAAATCTTTGCATGCACTGTTGGACAAAAACCAAGCAAAGCTAGATACTACCTAGATGACACCATGGATGTGATGTCATTACTTGAGGGTCTCGGTGCTGCTTCAGTGCCTAAATCAAGATATTCTACAGAAACCCCTTTTGAGAAAAGAGAAGTATGTTTTGAGAATATCCTATAA
- the LOC108332023 gene encoding probable alpha,alpha-trehalose-phosphate synthase [UDP-forming] 9 isoform X1 produces MVARSCLNLLDLVSGDMLNFPQTPRSLPRVMTDPVIVSHGDGKQSNDDDSGVNSSEHRRKIIIVSNSLPVNGKRDKVSGRWCFSYDEDSIFWQLKDGLSPDADVVYVGSLKVDVDASEQDKVSLQLMEEFNCLPTFIPPELYKQFHDGFCKQHLWPLFHYMLPMYPGNRRFDRSQWQAYVSANKIFADKVMEVLNPEDDYVWVHDYHLMVLPTFLRKRCSRVKLGFFLHSPFPSSEIYKTLPVRGEILKALLNADLVGFHTFDYARHFLSCCRRMLGLEHESKRGYIGLEYSGRTVFIKILPAGIHMGRLQSALEHPSSSDKVREIHQQFKGKKLILGVDDMDIFKGVSLKFLAIEQLLQQYPEMQGEITLIQILNPPNSADKDVENAKEEAYITAKKINERFGSESYEPIIIIDRHVPFYEKAAYYALAECCIVNAVRDGLNLVPYKYTVCRQGSSKVDETLEIASDSPRASALVVSEFIGCSPSLSGAIRVNPWDIDAVAEALNLAITMPDGEKQLRHEKHYRYVSSHDVAYWARSFEQDLVFSCKDHYRNRCWGIGFGLNFRILSLSPSFRRLSIDHIVPAYKRSSCRAIFLDYDGTVVPQASIVKAPSPEVISVLNNLCSDVNNTVFIVSGRGKTSLSEWFDQCENLGIAAEHGYFIRWGKHASWQMSHADTDFAWKRIAEPVMKSYMEATDGSSVETKESALVWHYSDADPDFGSWQAMELLDHLENVLANEPVAVKKGQHIIEVKPQGITKGLVAQEVLSTLTKKGKLPDFVLCIGDDRSDEDMFESILTRSYSATSSSAPEIFACTVGQKPSKARYYLDDTMDVMSLLEGLGAASVPKSRYSTETPFEKREVCFENIL; encoded by the exons ATGGTGGCAAGGTCATGCTTAAATTTGCTAGACCTGGTATCAGGGGATATGCTAAATTTCCCTCAAACTCCCAGATCTCTTCCGCGAGTTATGACTGATCCAGTAATCGTTTCTCATGGAGATGGTAAACAAAGTAATGATGATGATTCAGGTGTTAATTCATCTGAACACCGTCGCAAGATAATTATAGTATCAAATTCTCTTCCAGTCAATGGGAAAAGGGATAAGGTATCTGGCAGATGGTGCTTCAGTTATGATGAGGATTCAATTTTTTGGCAGTTAAAGGATGGTCTTTCTCCTGATGCTGATGTGGTGTATGTGGGATCTCTGAAGGTTGATGTTGATGCAAGTGAGCAAGATAAAGTTTCCCTTCAGTTGATGGAGGAATTCAACTGCTTGCCTACTTTTATTCCTCCAGAACTCTACAAACAATTCCATGATGGATTCTGCAAGCAACATTTGTGGCCTCTATTCCATTACATGTTGCCCATGTATCCTGGCAATCGCCGCTTTGACAGGTCACAGTGGCAGGCTTATGTTTCTGCTAACAAGATATTTGCAGATAAAGTCATGGAGGTCCTTAATCCAGAAGATGATTATGTATGGGTTCATGATTATCATCTTATGGTACTTCCCACTTTTCTGCGAAAGCGTTGTAGTCGAGTCAAGCTTGGTTTTTTCCTCCACAGTCCATTTCCCTCATCAGAAATTTATAAAACTCTGCCTGTCAGAGGTGAAATTTTGAAAGCACTGCTTAATGCAGATTTAGTTGGTTTTCACACCTTTGATTATGCTCGCCATTTTCTCTCCTGCTGTAGGCGAATGCTAGGCTTGGAACATGAATCTAAGAGGGGTTACATTGGGCTTGAATACTCTGGTCGCACAgtattcattaaaattttgCCTGCTGGGATTCACATGGGTCGACTTCAATCTGCCTTAGAGCATCCTTCCTCTTCTGACAAAGTCAGAGAAATCCACCAACAATTTAAGGGAAAAAAACTTATTCTTGGTGTTGATGATATGGACATATTCAAAGGTGTCAGTTTAAAATTCTTGGCCATAGAACAACTCCTGCAACAATATCCAGAAATGCAAGGTGAAATAACACTGATCCAAATTTTAAACCCGCCAAATAGTGCTGACAAAGATGTTGAGAATGCAAAGGAGGAGGCTTACATTACTGCCAAAAAGATAAACGAAAGGTTTGGTTCGGAAAGTTATGAACCTATCATCATCATTGACCGCCATGTTCCTTTCTATGAGAAGGCAGCCTATTATGCTTTGGCAGAATGTTGCATTGTGAATGCAGTTCGGGATGGTTTGAATTTGGTTCCATACAAGTACACTGTTTGTAGGCAGGGAAGTTCTAAAGTGGATGAAACCTTAGAAATTGCTTCTGACTCCCCGCGTGCAAGTGCACTTGTTGTTTCTGAGTTTATAGGTTGCTCACCATCTCTTAGTGGAGCAATAAGGGTAAACCCATGGGATATTGATGCAGTAGCCGAAGCACTAAATTTGGCAATCACAATGCCCGATGGAGAGAAGCAACTTCGACATGAGAAGCACTACAGATACGTTAGTTCACATGATGTGGCCTACTGGGCTCGAAGCTTTGAGCAAGATCTAGTGTTTTCATGCAAGGATCACTATAGGAACCGTTGCTGGGGCATTGGCTTTGGTCTCAACTTCAGAATTTTGTCTCTGTCTCCTAGTTTCAGGAGGCTATCCATAGATCACATTGTCCCTGCATATAAAAGGAGCAGTTGCAGGGCAATCTTTTTGGATTATGATGGCACAGTTGTACCTCAAGCATCCATCGTGAAAGCCCCCAGTCCTGAAGTCATATCCGTGCTAAATAATCTTTGCAGTGATGTTAACAACACTGTGTTTATTGTTAGTGGCAGGGGAAAAACTTCATTGAGTGAATGGTTTGATCAGTGCGAGAATCTTGGTATAGCAGCTGAGCATGGTTATTTTATAAG GTGGGGTAAGCATGCTAGTTGGCAAATGAGTCATGCAGATACAGATTTTGCATGGAAAAGGATTGCGGAACCTGTGATGAAATCTTATATGGAAGCCACAGATGGATCCTCTGTAGAGACCAAAGAGAGTGCCTTGGTATGGCATTACAGTGATGCAGATCCTGATTTTGGATCATGGCAAGCCATGGAGCTGTTGGATCACCTTGAAAATGTACTTGCAAATGAACCTGTTGCTGTAAAAAAAGGACAACATATTATAGAAGTCAAGCCTCAG GGCATTACAAAAGGGTTAGTTGCACAGGAAGTTCTTTCTACCCTAACAAAAAAGGGTAAATTGCCAGATTTTGTACTGTGCATTGGTGATGATAGGTCTGATGAGGATATGTTTGAGAGCATTTTAACCAGATCTTACAGTGCTACCTCCTCCTCAGCACCAGAAATCTTTGCATGCACTGTTGGACAAAAACCAAGCAAAGCTAGATACTACCTAGATGACACCATGGATGTGATGTCATTACTTGAGGGTCTCGGTGCTGCTTCAGTGCCTAAATCAAGATATTCTACAGAAACCCCTTTTGAGAAAAGAGAAGTATGTTTTGAGAATATCCTATAA
- the LOC108332023 gene encoding probable alpha,alpha-trehalose-phosphate synthase [UDP-forming] 9 isoform X2 — translation MLNFPQTPRSLPRVMTDPVIVSHGDGKQSNDDDSGVNSSEHRRKIIIVSNSLPVNGKRDKVSGRWCFSYDEDSIFWQLKDGLSPDADVVYVGSLKVDVDASEQDKVSLQLMEEFNCLPTFIPPELYKQFHDGFCKQHLWPLFHYMLPMYPGNRRFDRSQWQAYVSANKIFADKVMEVLNPEDDYVWVHDYHLMVLPTFLRKRCSRVKLGFFLHSPFPSSEIYKTLPVRGEILKALLNADLVGFHTFDYARHFLSCCRRMLGLEHESKRGYIGLEYSGRTVFIKILPAGIHMGRLQSALEHPSSSDKVREIHQQFKGKKLILGVDDMDIFKGVSLKFLAIEQLLQQYPEMQGEITLIQILNPPNSADKDVENAKEEAYITAKKINERFGSESYEPIIIIDRHVPFYEKAAYYALAECCIVNAVRDGLNLVPYKYTVCRQGSSKVDETLEIASDSPRASALVVSEFIGCSPSLSGAIRVNPWDIDAVAEALNLAITMPDGEKQLRHEKHYRYVSSHDVAYWARSFEQDLVFSCKDHYRNRCWGIGFGLNFRILSLSPSFRRLSIDHIVPAYKRSSCRAIFLDYDGTVVPQASIVKAPSPEVISVLNNLCSDVNNTVFIVSGRGKTSLSEWFDQCENLGIAAEHGYFIRWGKHASWQMSHADTDFAWKRIAEPVMKSYMEATDGSSVETKESALVWHYSDADPDFGSWQAMELLDHLENVLANEPVAVKKGQHIIEVKPQGITKGLVAQEVLSTLTKKGKLPDFVLCIGDDRSDEDMFESILTRSYSATSSSAPEIFACTVGQKPSKARYYLDDTMDVMSLLEGLGAASVPKSRYSTETPFEKREVCFENIL, via the exons ATGCTAAATTTCCCTCAAACTCCCAGATCTCTTCCGCGAGTTATGACTGATCCAGTAATCGTTTCTCATGGAGATGGTAAACAAAGTAATGATGATGATTCAGGTGTTAATTCATCTGAACACCGTCGCAAGATAATTATAGTATCAAATTCTCTTCCAGTCAATGGGAAAAGGGATAAGGTATCTGGCAGATGGTGCTTCAGTTATGATGAGGATTCAATTTTTTGGCAGTTAAAGGATGGTCTTTCTCCTGATGCTGATGTGGTGTATGTGGGATCTCTGAAGGTTGATGTTGATGCAAGTGAGCAAGATAAAGTTTCCCTTCAGTTGATGGAGGAATTCAACTGCTTGCCTACTTTTATTCCTCCAGAACTCTACAAACAATTCCATGATGGATTCTGCAAGCAACATTTGTGGCCTCTATTCCATTACATGTTGCCCATGTATCCTGGCAATCGCCGCTTTGACAGGTCACAGTGGCAGGCTTATGTTTCTGCTAACAAGATATTTGCAGATAAAGTCATGGAGGTCCTTAATCCAGAAGATGATTATGTATGGGTTCATGATTATCATCTTATGGTACTTCCCACTTTTCTGCGAAAGCGTTGTAGTCGAGTCAAGCTTGGTTTTTTCCTCCACAGTCCATTTCCCTCATCAGAAATTTATAAAACTCTGCCTGTCAGAGGTGAAATTTTGAAAGCACTGCTTAATGCAGATTTAGTTGGTTTTCACACCTTTGATTATGCTCGCCATTTTCTCTCCTGCTGTAGGCGAATGCTAGGCTTGGAACATGAATCTAAGAGGGGTTACATTGGGCTTGAATACTCTGGTCGCACAgtattcattaaaattttgCCTGCTGGGATTCACATGGGTCGACTTCAATCTGCCTTAGAGCATCCTTCCTCTTCTGACAAAGTCAGAGAAATCCACCAACAATTTAAGGGAAAAAAACTTATTCTTGGTGTTGATGATATGGACATATTCAAAGGTGTCAGTTTAAAATTCTTGGCCATAGAACAACTCCTGCAACAATATCCAGAAATGCAAGGTGAAATAACACTGATCCAAATTTTAAACCCGCCAAATAGTGCTGACAAAGATGTTGAGAATGCAAAGGAGGAGGCTTACATTACTGCCAAAAAGATAAACGAAAGGTTTGGTTCGGAAAGTTATGAACCTATCATCATCATTGACCGCCATGTTCCTTTCTATGAGAAGGCAGCCTATTATGCTTTGGCAGAATGTTGCATTGTGAATGCAGTTCGGGATGGTTTGAATTTGGTTCCATACAAGTACACTGTTTGTAGGCAGGGAAGTTCTAAAGTGGATGAAACCTTAGAAATTGCTTCTGACTCCCCGCGTGCAAGTGCACTTGTTGTTTCTGAGTTTATAGGTTGCTCACCATCTCTTAGTGGAGCAATAAGGGTAAACCCATGGGATATTGATGCAGTAGCCGAAGCACTAAATTTGGCAATCACAATGCCCGATGGAGAGAAGCAACTTCGACATGAGAAGCACTACAGATACGTTAGTTCACATGATGTGGCCTACTGGGCTCGAAGCTTTGAGCAAGATCTAGTGTTTTCATGCAAGGATCACTATAGGAACCGTTGCTGGGGCATTGGCTTTGGTCTCAACTTCAGAATTTTGTCTCTGTCTCCTAGTTTCAGGAGGCTATCCATAGATCACATTGTCCCTGCATATAAAAGGAGCAGTTGCAGGGCAATCTTTTTGGATTATGATGGCACAGTTGTACCTCAAGCATCCATCGTGAAAGCCCCCAGTCCTGAAGTCATATCCGTGCTAAATAATCTTTGCAGTGATGTTAACAACACTGTGTTTATTGTTAGTGGCAGGGGAAAAACTTCATTGAGTGAATGGTTTGATCAGTGCGAGAATCTTGGTATAGCAGCTGAGCATGGTTATTTTATAAG GTGGGGTAAGCATGCTAGTTGGCAAATGAGTCATGCAGATACAGATTTTGCATGGAAAAGGATTGCGGAACCTGTGATGAAATCTTATATGGAAGCCACAGATGGATCCTCTGTAGAGACCAAAGAGAGTGCCTTGGTATGGCATTACAGTGATGCAGATCCTGATTTTGGATCATGGCAAGCCATGGAGCTGTTGGATCACCTTGAAAATGTACTTGCAAATGAACCTGTTGCTGTAAAAAAAGGACAACATATTATAGAAGTCAAGCCTCAG GGCATTACAAAAGGGTTAGTTGCACAGGAAGTTCTTTCTACCCTAACAAAAAAGGGTAAATTGCCAGATTTTGTACTGTGCATTGGTGATGATAGGTCTGATGAGGATATGTTTGAGAGCATTTTAACCAGATCTTACAGTGCTACCTCCTCCTCAGCACCAGAAATCTTTGCATGCACTGTTGGACAAAAACCAAGCAAAGCTAGATACTACCTAGATGACACCATGGATGTGATGTCATTACTTGAGGGTCTCGGTGCTGCTTCAGTGCCTAAATCAAGATATTCTACAGAAACCCCTTTTGAGAAAAGAGAAGTATGTTTTGAGAATATCCTATAA
- the LOC108332023 gene encoding probable alpha,alpha-trehalose-phosphate synthase [UDP-forming] 9 isoform X3 has translation MTDPVIVSHGDGKQSNDDDSGVNSSEHRRKIIIVSNSLPVNGKRDKVSGRWCFSYDEDSIFWQLKDGLSPDADVVYVGSLKVDVDASEQDKVSLQLMEEFNCLPTFIPPELYKQFHDGFCKQHLWPLFHYMLPMYPGNRRFDRSQWQAYVSANKIFADKVMEVLNPEDDYVWVHDYHLMVLPTFLRKRCSRVKLGFFLHSPFPSSEIYKTLPVRGEILKALLNADLVGFHTFDYARHFLSCCRRMLGLEHESKRGYIGLEYSGRTVFIKILPAGIHMGRLQSALEHPSSSDKVREIHQQFKGKKLILGVDDMDIFKGVSLKFLAIEQLLQQYPEMQGEITLIQILNPPNSADKDVENAKEEAYITAKKINERFGSESYEPIIIIDRHVPFYEKAAYYALAECCIVNAVRDGLNLVPYKYTVCRQGSSKVDETLEIASDSPRASALVVSEFIGCSPSLSGAIRVNPWDIDAVAEALNLAITMPDGEKQLRHEKHYRYVSSHDVAYWARSFEQDLVFSCKDHYRNRCWGIGFGLNFRILSLSPSFRRLSIDHIVPAYKRSSCRAIFLDYDGTVVPQASIVKAPSPEVISVLNNLCSDVNNTVFIVSGRGKTSLSEWFDQCENLGIAAEHGYFIRWGKHASWQMSHADTDFAWKRIAEPVMKSYMEATDGSSVETKESALVWHYSDADPDFGSWQAMELLDHLENVLANEPVAVKKGQHIIEVKPQGITKGLVAQEVLSTLTKKGKLPDFVLCIGDDRSDEDMFESILTRSYSATSSSAPEIFACTVGQKPSKARYYLDDTMDVMSLLEGLGAASVPKSRYSTETPFEKREVCFENIL, from the exons ATGACTGATCCAGTAATCGTTTCTCATGGAGATGGTAAACAAAGTAATGATGATGATTCAGGTGTTAATTCATCTGAACACCGTCGCAAGATAATTATAGTATCAAATTCTCTTCCAGTCAATGGGAAAAGGGATAAGGTATCTGGCAGATGGTGCTTCAGTTATGATGAGGATTCAATTTTTTGGCAGTTAAAGGATGGTCTTTCTCCTGATGCTGATGTGGTGTATGTGGGATCTCTGAAGGTTGATGTTGATGCAAGTGAGCAAGATAAAGTTTCCCTTCAGTTGATGGAGGAATTCAACTGCTTGCCTACTTTTATTCCTCCAGAACTCTACAAACAATTCCATGATGGATTCTGCAAGCAACATTTGTGGCCTCTATTCCATTACATGTTGCCCATGTATCCTGGCAATCGCCGCTTTGACAGGTCACAGTGGCAGGCTTATGTTTCTGCTAACAAGATATTTGCAGATAAAGTCATGGAGGTCCTTAATCCAGAAGATGATTATGTATGGGTTCATGATTATCATCTTATGGTACTTCCCACTTTTCTGCGAAAGCGTTGTAGTCGAGTCAAGCTTGGTTTTTTCCTCCACAGTCCATTTCCCTCATCAGAAATTTATAAAACTCTGCCTGTCAGAGGTGAAATTTTGAAAGCACTGCTTAATGCAGATTTAGTTGGTTTTCACACCTTTGATTATGCTCGCCATTTTCTCTCCTGCTGTAGGCGAATGCTAGGCTTGGAACATGAATCTAAGAGGGGTTACATTGGGCTTGAATACTCTGGTCGCACAgtattcattaaaattttgCCTGCTGGGATTCACATGGGTCGACTTCAATCTGCCTTAGAGCATCCTTCCTCTTCTGACAAAGTCAGAGAAATCCACCAACAATTTAAGGGAAAAAAACTTATTCTTGGTGTTGATGATATGGACATATTCAAAGGTGTCAGTTTAAAATTCTTGGCCATAGAACAACTCCTGCAACAATATCCAGAAATGCAAGGTGAAATAACACTGATCCAAATTTTAAACCCGCCAAATAGTGCTGACAAAGATGTTGAGAATGCAAAGGAGGAGGCTTACATTACTGCCAAAAAGATAAACGAAAGGTTTGGTTCGGAAAGTTATGAACCTATCATCATCATTGACCGCCATGTTCCTTTCTATGAGAAGGCAGCCTATTATGCTTTGGCAGAATGTTGCATTGTGAATGCAGTTCGGGATGGTTTGAATTTGGTTCCATACAAGTACACTGTTTGTAGGCAGGGAAGTTCTAAAGTGGATGAAACCTTAGAAATTGCTTCTGACTCCCCGCGTGCAAGTGCACTTGTTGTTTCTGAGTTTATAGGTTGCTCACCATCTCTTAGTGGAGCAATAAGGGTAAACCCATGGGATATTGATGCAGTAGCCGAAGCACTAAATTTGGCAATCACAATGCCCGATGGAGAGAAGCAACTTCGACATGAGAAGCACTACAGATACGTTAGTTCACATGATGTGGCCTACTGGGCTCGAAGCTTTGAGCAAGATCTAGTGTTTTCATGCAAGGATCACTATAGGAACCGTTGCTGGGGCATTGGCTTTGGTCTCAACTTCAGAATTTTGTCTCTGTCTCCTAGTTTCAGGAGGCTATCCATAGATCACATTGTCCCTGCATATAAAAGGAGCAGTTGCAGGGCAATCTTTTTGGATTATGATGGCACAGTTGTACCTCAAGCATCCATCGTGAAAGCCCCCAGTCCTGAAGTCATATCCGTGCTAAATAATCTTTGCAGTGATGTTAACAACACTGTGTTTATTGTTAGTGGCAGGGGAAAAACTTCATTGAGTGAATGGTTTGATCAGTGCGAGAATCTTGGTATAGCAGCTGAGCATGGTTATTTTATAAG GTGGGGTAAGCATGCTAGTTGGCAAATGAGTCATGCAGATACAGATTTTGCATGGAAAAGGATTGCGGAACCTGTGATGAAATCTTATATGGAAGCCACAGATGGATCCTCTGTAGAGACCAAAGAGAGTGCCTTGGTATGGCATTACAGTGATGCAGATCCTGATTTTGGATCATGGCAAGCCATGGAGCTGTTGGATCACCTTGAAAATGTACTTGCAAATGAACCTGTTGCTGTAAAAAAAGGACAACATATTATAGAAGTCAAGCCTCAG GGCATTACAAAAGGGTTAGTTGCACAGGAAGTTCTTTCTACCCTAACAAAAAAGGGTAAATTGCCAGATTTTGTACTGTGCATTGGTGATGATAGGTCTGATGAGGATATGTTTGAGAGCATTTTAACCAGATCTTACAGTGCTACCTCCTCCTCAGCACCAGAAATCTTTGCATGCACTGTTGGACAAAAACCAAGCAAAGCTAGATACTACCTAGATGACACCATGGATGTGATGTCATTACTTGAGGGTCTCGGTGCTGCTTCAGTGCCTAAATCAAGATATTCTACAGAAACCCCTTTTGAGAAAAGAGAAGTATGTTTTGAGAATATCCTATAA